Proteins encoded together in one Salmo salar chromosome ssa08, Ssal_v3.1, whole genome shotgun sequence window:
- the LOC106610107 gene encoding zinc finger protein with KRAB and SCAN domains 7, which translates to MANCVVFHTQIASIMEVLANAAVADICKLVDDDYAVFRLEITQSQKENRALRRKLHLLEPKVARERTDRTTRERVLASRPSSVKILDRYRGMARGEGHLTGGYRGFVKPVGHKTCRDDQPITVEGSETSAQHVIVIESADAETADAETAGPGVKLERSEGEEDPRHSRNIQTGAAGVPPVATEDPTTLLVPPRRRRSITEDIGTQNAVLKSETDTLTVTQRILHTGSDPEILGLGGLGCRSSPSSEYLLYGNPRTVLSHQDSSNALQTGNDPSCSYTAETGMIPGDMPVGLDTQTNLMRGDWNRYSSSVYSEGSLDKKGEGLALDDVTVKVEGDAPLTWNEVETHLGEGHSQGNSSDFLDYRENLETNLNVTTNSSLHSVSMSMAPSDSQGLFDQVLNSNDQRSKAQGGGAKTGGKEKRFLCMFCNKGFSCPQKVEIHQRVHTGEKPYSCTQCHMRFAHAGNLKRHQRVHTGEKPYSCQQCEKRFSHQHHLKMHLKVHTGERPFRE; encoded by the exons ATGGCTAACTGtgtggtttttcacactcaaatagcctccatcatggaggtgctagcgaatgcagccgtggcagatatctgtaaactcgtagacgacgactatgcagtgtttcgtttggaaataactcaaagccagaaagaaaacagggcaTTGCGGAGGAAACTACACCTATTGGAACCGAAGGTTGCACGGGAGCGCACAGATAGAACAACGCGAGAGCGCGTCCTCGCCAGTCGTCCCAGTAGTGTCAAGATCCTTGACCGATACAgaggaatggcaagag gtgaaggacatctcactggaggcTACAGGGGCTTTGTGAAGCCAGTGGGACACAAAACATGTagagatgaccaaccaatcactgttgagGGGAGTGAAACCTCAGCCCAGCACGTTATCGTGATAGAG TCTGCAGATGCAGAGACTGCAGATGCAGAGACTGCAGGTCCTGGGGTCAAGCTGGAGaggtctgaaggagaggaggacccaCGACACAGCAGAAACATCCAGACTGGAGCGGCTGGAGTGCCCCCTGTAGCCACAGAGGACCCCACCACCCTCCTAGTGCCGCCGAGGCGCCGACGCAGCATCACAGAGGACATTGGAACGCAGAACGCCGTCctcaagtcagagacagacactTTAACTGTAACACAAAGGATTTTACACACAGGATCTGACCCAGAGATACTGGGGCTGGGGGGACTGGGTTGTCGTTCTTCTCCCAGCTCAGAGTATTTACTTTACGGTAACCCGAGGACGGTTCTGTCCCATCAGGACTCAAGTAACGCATTACAGACTGGCAATGATCCATCTTGTTCTTACACTGCTGAGACCGGGATGATACCTGGTGACATGCCTGTGGGCTTAGATACACAGACTAATCTAATGAGAGGGGACTGGAAccggtacagtagtagtgtatactctgaaggATCCCTAGATAAGAAAGGAGAGGGTCTGGCCTTAGATGATGTGACTGTGAAAGTGGAGGGCGATGCTCCTCTGACATGGAATGAAGTCGAGACTCATTTAGGAGAAGGACACTCTCAGGGCAACAGCAGTGACTTCTTAGACTACAGGGAAAACTTAGAGACAAATCTAAATGTCACAACCAACTCCTCTTTACACTCCGTGTCGATGTCGATGGCACCTTCCGATTCACAAGGCCTATTCGATCAGGTATTGAACTCGAACGACCAAAGGTCCAAGGCTCAGGGAGGGGGAGCAAAAACGGGCGGTAAAGAGAAGcggttcctctgcatgttctgtaacaaaggcttcagctgccctcagaaggtggagatccaccagagggtccacacaggggaaaaaccctacagctgtacccagtgtcacatgcgGTTCGCCCATGCTGGCAACCTAAAGAGGcatcagagggtccacacaggggagaaaccctacagctgccAACAGTGTGAGAAGCGGTTCTCCCACCAGCACCATCTGAAAATGCACCTAAAGGTCCACACGGGAGAGAGGCCATTCAGAGAGTAA